DNA from Neoarius graeffei isolate fNeoGra1 chromosome 17, fNeoGra1.pri, whole genome shotgun sequence:
CAGGATTCAGTGTGGTACCTTTCAGCAGATGCTGCTTCAgcaaaaatccccccccccactgGCCTGCTTGGAGAGTCTAAAATAAATAGTTTCATTCAGTCATCCATTTCAACACACTGTACTCTGAAAgaaggtttgttttgttttttttgtttgttttttgtaatctTGCCTGAAGTGACTTCGTTGCTCAACATTCTGGCAAAAAAAATTTGCTCTCAGATATGTACATGTTCGTACTTTTTAAATTTCCAAATAAATTCTCAGTTAATGATAATATCTGTATGCTTTGCGAAAAAATCTGTCAAAATGTTGCCTGTTCCAAAAAGCTCttggagatttatttatttatttatttatttatttagcaagtCTGTTGTATTCTCATATACCTAAGAGGAAATAGGCTCTGTTATACTGTACCAGTATGTGCTTTTATATCATATAAATGGTCTTTGTTCTTTACAGGACTTTGCAACAAGAGCAAAACTTGCTGTACAAAACATAGTTCAGAAAGTAGGATTCTTGGGAATCTTGGCCTGTGCCTCAGTAAGTGCTTTCTCTTTCTGTTGTAACCTGTGTACATTTACACACACCATACAATTCCCtgtgaaagtattggaacagcaaggccaattatTTTGTTTTGCTAAATAGTGGATACATTTGgtatgagatcaaaagatgaatgagatgacAAATTGGAATGTCCTGATAAAGAAAGAAACCAATGGTGTACTAAGAACCAGACATCAAGGGAAACAATGacagaaacaacaacaaaaaaagctgTGTGAAAACTTTGAGGAAAACCCCcaaaacaacagtcagtgacatcatcaacatcctccacagggcaggggtgaaggtatcacaatccaccaTTCAAAGAAGACTTGGAGAGCAGAACTATAGGGGCTATACACAACATACAAGCCACTCATCAGCTGTAAGAGTCAGAAGAGCAGATTGGAATTCACAAATgcgccttttcgaccaacagggaacaggcttCGTTCTGATTCACACACCAAATTCTGAACTGTTCacagcattttgaccaaaaattaATTTGTTCACATTAGTTTGAagaggaagcagagcacagcaatggagaacacaatggaaaaggatacatcttcagaaaaaaatggactgaaaacaaataactgtaataacagaacaaaagctcgcagATAATTGATGCGCTCctccatcttgctactactgtttactcccgtTGTGAATTGTGCAATGCCCTCcgttcatgatgcatccttgatttacaacggttctgctcaaaactggtgaaaatatgGGCCGGttcgctagctggcaccaaggttcaaagaatcctgaacagaactggttcaagaacctgttccctgttggtcgaacagGGGTAAAACACAAAAGTTCTgtaaccaagattaacctctaccaaagtgatggaaagaccAAAGTGtgcagaaagaaaggatctgctcatgatccaaagcatacagcATACTCTCATCAGTGAAGCACGGTGGAGCTAGTGTCATGGGTTGGGCTTGCATGGCTTCTTCTGGAACGGGCTCACTAATCTTTGTTGATTTAACAAAGCAGCATGAATTCTGAAGTCTGTAGAAATTTTCTCTGTGAATcaacagagaaatgcatccaatctaattgggatgaacatcatgcagtaagacaaaggcccaaacaacaaaggacttcatcaaggGGAAAACAGTGGATGTTTTCAACTGTCCAAGTCAAATACCAGACCTTGACCCAACTGAACATGCATTTAACCTCCTGAAGGGAGAAATTCCCCAAAACAAACTGTGGAAGGAGCTGTGGTACAAACcaggaaaagcatcacaaaagaagaatgcaacagtttgatGATGTCAGTGGGTCACCAGCTtcatgcagttattgcaagcaagaGATATGCAACCAAGTATTATTTACGTGAATTTACTTTAAGACTCTCTGCTTCGATACCTTTGCTCACCTAAAAAAAAGTGGCCTCTGTTCTAAGTTGTTTCACAAATCTAAATGTAAATATAGCCATAGAAGAGAAATTATTTATCATCTCACCCTCTGATgtcatccaaatgaggatgggtttccttttgagtctatTTTCTCAGaaggtttcttcatgttgtcttagagtttttccttgccaaagTCTCCTCTGGTTTGCTCATTATCAATTTATAGATTTATATCCTGAACTTTTatacatttctgtaaagctgttataTGACAATGTACATTGTTGAAAGCTctatataaataaagttgaaTTGAAATAAAAGTAAACGAAAGCTAAAAttcggactttttttttttaataattaaatcTCAAACACAAATGGATTGCTgtaccaatacttttggaggggactgtgtacatgtacactcactggccactttaataggaacttgttcttgattctaagattgttgttcttggctgcaggagtggtacCCAATGGAtcatctgctgttgcatgctgagatgcttttctgctcaccacagttgtaaagagtgattatatgagttactatgtccttcctggcagctcaaaccattttcctctgacctctcttatcaacaagacttttccacctacagaactgtcacttacttgatgtttgtttttttgttttccacaccactctgtgtaaactctagagactgttgtgtgtgaaaaccccaggagatgagcagtttctgaaatactcaaaccactccatgtggcatcaacacccatgccagagtgaaagtcacagaaatcacaatttttcccattctgatgtttgaagtgaacattaactgacgcttttgatttgtatctacatgattttatacattgtgctgctgattagagaattgcataaaacagcaggtggatgggtgttcctaataaagtagctggtgagtgtatatacttACACGCttattgaccactttattaggaacatctgctCACTTGCTCATTCATGCATTTATCCAACTAGCCAATCATCCAGGTCAAGAGCTTTAATGTTTATATCAGATATCaagatgagggggaaaaacatgTGATCTCACAGTCTTTGATTGTGACAtggctgttggtgccagatgggctggtttgaataCTGTATTTCATTCAGACAGTGTGGATCTCCTGGCATTTTCACACACTGTTATCTGGAGTTTTACCAaatgatgtgaaaaacaaaaaacatcaatcaAGTAGCAGTTCTGCAAGCAGAAActtcttgttgatgagagagctcagagataAGGCAGGACTGAGCTGGCGGGAAActcataaccactctttacaaccgtggtgagcaaaaAGGCATCTCGGAATGCACAGTCTGTCAAAGCTTGAGGCGGATatgctacaacagcagaaaaaccacattgggttccgttTCTGTCAACCAAGAACAGAGGTTACAGTGGGCAAAGTCTCACCAAAACTAAGTGATTGAAGCTTGTGTCTTGGCTAATTGTATGAATGAGCAgggatacaggtgttcctattaaactggccagtgagtgtgtacagtgtatgtacACATGGCTTCCAGAGAAACAGGATGTTCTGGGTGAATGTCCTCCTTCAGCTGTGCAAGTGTACTTCCTTGCACAACTGATTTCTCAGAAGTTTTGTTTCTCTGAAACATTGTGTACTacactaaacttttttttttctgttcattCAATATCTTGGATATATTTGAGATGTAATAGAGAGATTGTATAAGACATTGAAATCAAAATGTGGCCTGCTGCATCATTTTATCTTCCACCAATGTAAAGAAAAGATAAGCCTGTAGTACACAACTGTTAGTATGTTCGCATTAGAACAGTATTTGCATAACGCACTGATTTACTCTAAATCCCACAGTGCATCATGTAGCGTCTTTGCTTACAGTGACATCAAACAAAAACTTAATGCAATACAAACACAGTTTAATCAGTACAGTGGAGATAAGATGGTGCGATTTCTCAGTAAAGAAGGCTTAAAAAGAAGACGTTTATCCTAACCTGAGTAATTACAAAAATTAGCATTTCTCACTGCAGGATTTATTTACAGGAAAAATAATGGGGGAAAAATGCAATGGTTTCCTAAGAAACAGCCATGCTGTAAAAAAGAAATAGAAAAGGGTATTTTCTTTTAGGATGATAGGTgtttaatacattttaaaattgCATCTGTTTAAGAACAATACAAATGGCTTCTGTTTCCTGTTAGTCTGTAGATTAGATGcacgtagtagtagtaataataataataatagtgtagtggttagcacagttgcctcacagcaagaaggttctgggttcgaacccagcggccggcgagggcctttctgtgtggagtttgcatgttctccccgtgtctgcgtgggtttcctccgggtgctcctgtttcccccacagtccaaagacatgcagttaggttaatatgggacggccttgggctgaggtgcccttgagcgaggcaccgaactcccaactgctccccgggcactgttagcatggctgcccactgctctgtgtttgtgtgtgcacgcgcgcgcgcgctcattgctcacgtgtgtgttcactgcttcagatgggttaaatgcagagaggaatttcacaagtacgcatgaataaagttgtgctttctttctttctatttggaAATCATTTAATCAAAGAGGATTTATAAAACATGTATTTGGTGATGAGTGTGAAGTGAATATTTGTTGTtgaataaatacattcagttcacagagctctgtgacGATCTTCCTCTGCACTTTATATGAACGTACAgatcataataataattagtttaaatacacaggtgatttatagAAAATCGCGTTTGCTCATTAGTcgagaaattctgactatttctcgataattgcCTCAAGCTACTCGACAAACTGGCGACTAATCGCTTCGTAACCATAAGATAAGATAATAAatggccttttattatcccacaaggggaaatgtaagtgaggaagaattacaaatgatgaaagaaaatgctgttcctaaaagcactaaagatgctacaaagtttggtctaaaactattcaaagggaaggtggaattgtgatttatttgatcccttttataaagtattttatgtgagtcagtgTAGATAAGTGAGAAAAATCTGCGctgcaccgttattacatttgcgtgccgcttttgaagattgaaataaatgatttttttttaaatacaattaaacaaatttttttttaaataatcacctgtgtatttatactaaaacaattatctgccccaggctcagtgaatatcggtgaataataaccttgacttcgtctctgttattattcaccgatattgaaTACTTGTGAAATAATTATTTGTGGAATGTCTAGTAAAACGGATTTTAAACCTCCACACATTCTGAAGTGTGTCATTCCTCTAAGAAAAGTTTGCGcgtatatagtactgtgcaaaagttttaggcaccctattttattgatttattttctttttttttagtacaaacttttatagatttttattttctgacttcgacattatcaagtcagttcaCAAAcatattagttttccagcacgaaATTAAACTTTACAGAAAAATTTTGTATGTTAGAAAAGAAAGCAGCATTTTATGGCAGAGAACTTTTTAAATGAGAAAAAAagccataatgaaggctgctgggttttggtgcaaaatgaagaagcaagtgcgacagtcaaagtgtccagaagaactgtggctggttctgcaagatgctcagtaaaacctccagctcatttccttatcacacTGCACTCCCTGTACCTGGGACTACTATTTTAAAGCAAAACATTGTCACACTAAACATTGATTTTTATTGAttaatttattactgtttatactctttttttttttttaatagtattttttttaaatatagaaacatttaatttcattacttttgaAGGCGTTTTTGCTCTACTGCATTTCTGTTTCTGCACAGAACTGACTAATTTAATAGCATGGAACATGGTGTAACGAAATGCCTATAGTGGTGTATAAATAGAAATTCACAATAAATCATATTGTAATTATTGTACTTATTGACTCTTCTGCAATGAAACATAATTGACTGTGGTATTTGTGAGCTAAGCTCAAGTTAGAAGAATGGTTTCCTATTCCTATATTCTGTCTGTTTAATTTTATAATTGTACTAACATATTTATACAcactgccagtcaaaagtttttgaACACAGTATATTGTATTTGTTTTTATTAAATACTCTTAAATTAGAAAAATGAACCAAAGGAATGAGCATAAGTGAATTGAAAAAATGTTTATTCTTAATTGTTTagtgaattaaaaaaatgttagaaatgattttattttattggaaATGAGatctaatttaatttaaaaaaaaaagaccaaaataATTTCTGCCTTGAATCAAACACTTATAGCTTGCCATGAATTTATGTTTTGCAGTTAATACTAATGCTGTCTATTCGTGCGTCATCTCTAGGTTTAATAGGTTAATCTCCATGTGTGAGTTCTGCATTATTTAATAGCTGTTCTTTAATATTTTGTTTGGTAATAATAGTGAtttaaacagtaaaaaaaaaaaaaaaatcaaactccaGATGCAGGTTTAACAAATACTTTTGACTATAGATACAtattgtatataatttttttagtATTATTTAGGATCAGTATTTGAAAGATTTGCCCTTGGTGTGACTTTTCCTTTGTCACTTGAAtgcatttgaaatggttgtatttaaaataaaataatgaaattaaatgcagTAAAATTGTTTCGTTCCTAAATTGTGATCACCACTTTTTGTACAACATACTGATTATTAATTTTCTTTTGCTTCAATCTtagattaaatgtttttttttttaataaatcagaATACACTGATCCTTTAGGGTTTAACACCAGACTATGGAGGTTGTAAATCATTTAAACCTGGTGAATGGAAACGACTGCTGCCTGTAAACACTGTGTCTTCTTGTAGTACTAGTAGGTTGATTTTACTAAATGATACTTAAATATTTTCCCCCTAACCATGATTTACATGCAGCAAATAATCCTGTTTATAAATATGTACAAATAATTCATTCATTTATAGTCTTATTAGAGATGACACAAGACACAATACCGTTTTTCCTTTTCCGATACTGATTCTGATACCAGGAGCTGGAGTATCAGGTGATTATCAGTATCCATtcgatattttttttctttaaaaactactaaggttaaaaaaagattttttttttaatttggaggAAAAAATACAGAGCAAAAATCACAACTTAAACAAACTGCAGCTTCCACACAAGAATCATTTACATTGCAAATATAGTAGGTATtataaagtataaatataattaaaaaatcaaTCCTAACAAAAATACAATCAAATCTGTTTATACTGTATGTAAACATTTACAGTTATATTTAAATAAATCTTTTCCAAACTCGATTACAAATTTTTTTCTATTTCATACAGGATCAttctcatttattattattattattattattaattttttttctcctgataaCCGattcaccattttttttttcttcttcttggtaATAGCCCAGTACTGATCCTGGATAGTTAATACTAAGTTAGTACTTAGTACTGTCTCCTAAatgtattttgtttctttttttctacCCTCAGATGCCAAATCCTCTCTTTGACCTAGCTGGTATTACATGCGGCCATTTTCTGATCCCATTTTGGACCTTCTTTGGAGCAACACTAATTGGAAAAGCAGTGATCAAAATGCACATTCAGGTACTATGAATTAATATGTTTTGctcagattttttaaaaagagtTTTGGTGAGGTTGCTAAGTCATATACATGACTTGATATGATCATGTTAGCGCATTGTTCTTAGAAGAACAGGATTCATTTATAACATTAATAACCACTAAGGTCACAACTGACCATAGGGGTGGACTGATCCACTCcctaatttctattttatgactcagATATTACTGTTGAAGCAGAATGGCAGATTTCTGCTTAATCACCAAGACTCTTGAGTTAAAACGTTGAGTCTTGGGAAAGGGGCAAGAAAATGGACATCCTTTGAGGTGCTAGGCGAGTCATCAAAGCAGCAATAAGCTTGTGTCAGGCAGTGATCTCACTGCTCCTTCTGGGAGCGTGTTTCAGCATCTCCTGAAGACAAAGAGAGCTTGAAGCATTTCCATTCCTCCTCATGTTAGTTTGACCCCAGTCTTATCACTCATGCTTTTGATTCACTGTCTGAAATGTCCTGTACATCTCGTCTCTCTCCATAGAAACTCTTTGTAATCATAACGTTCAGCAAGCACATAGTGGAGCAGATGGTGTCTCTGATCGGGTGAGTAATAACGCATTCATGTTCTCTGGGGGAAAATGGTGAAATCCAGGAGTATCAGAGTTCCCAAACTtagaaatatgttttaaaaatacAATAACAAAAATAATGTCTCAAAACACCACCAAAATAGTTGAATGAAGATTTTAGTAAATCCTTAACAAAGATATAAAACTTATTAAACATTGTAATTAAACTCATGACATGGGTAATAGTCTTGTTGAATACAGTGTCCTCCAGTTTTATCATAAAAAGGAGCAAAAATGTCTAAAAATAAACAGCATTGAGTCTCTTCCTGTAATGTCTAAAGAGGACAGAGAAACTTGTAGAGATCTTGGTGCACTCGTTCATGCAGAACACTTTAAGCTCTTAAAAAAATAGAGCTATATTTGTTTTTCAGCAACTTGACCTTGCCTTAAAAATGGTATACAAAATTGCAAGACTTATCAAATACATCAATTTACAAATCAGATCATTTAGTCCAACACATCACCTGTGGCTCAGTGTCTCTTCTGTGTAAATGCCTTAGACATTAGATAGTAGAAATATTAATATTGATATATTCCTGAAAGATTTTCCATATCTTATTAAAAGTATTAATTATCAAATGTAAAAGACAAAAATCCAGAGCGATTATTTTATGCCATCCTGAAATGAGAATACTTATCTGAAATTTATCTAAGGAGTTTTTGTCTTACTGGTGCAGAAGGTTAGGAcattattgtgtgtgtgagagagaatgagtgagtaagCGAGTAGTGTGTTTCCTTAGAAGACAAAATCGATCAAATTATATTTCCTGCAATTCATACAGCATATCTCCCCAACATCTCTATAACTTGAAGCATGACCAGAATCAATTAATTGTTTTACAATTTGGACATACATGTCCTACATTTAAGGTGCTAGTTTAAAATTGTAATTTTTTTCATAAACAGGCAGGAGATGCGAGTATCCTAAGTTGTATTGCATGATTACATGTTATGTTGTTTGCATTGTTGCATTGCTCAAATGTTCTTCCACATGTAATTTCATGAACACTAAGGcccttctcccagattaacttcaGTCCAGGTATAAGTTCTCAGGATGCCATAGAGAAAAGTCACTGATTGAGGAAAAAGGTGAAATATTGAAAATATCTACTGAGTCAATCAggatctttttttcctttttcattattaaaaaaaacctcttgtctggaaatttaaaagaaaaaaaaaatcattatttctGGATGTATTATATTTGCCCAGTACCTGATGAAAAGCTGTAGAAAAAGATAAACTAAATCAGATTGTCCCACAGAACCCTAGTGTATGTAAAATTAAgcactattattattagtagtagtactagtatttttattttagtccccccccccccccccccccggtttgTGCATGtggacttccttcttttttcaataGAGACTGAAATGATCATTACAAAACATTGATTTTGTGTCTCTTTGACTATTGCTGTGCTGATTTGGCTTATCATTAGTGCAGCTCGTTTCTAACAATTGACCAGAAACAACTGAAAGAACAAAGCCCCATTAATTGAACATAAGGGGTGGTGTGAGTGCTTTGTGACTAGTAGCTGTCTGTCAAAGCATGAATGATGCACCTCTACAAGCTTAAAACGACCAACTGGCATGTAGAAGAGTGACACATTTCCAAAGTACCAAAATTGCAAACAACGAACTTGTACGTGTATGTAATATTTCCAGTCTGACTTTCTATGAATTTTCAGCTATTCATAATTGATCATGATCATCTACTCTAGATCAAGTCAGCAATATGGAAATGCTTCATAAAAGAACTGCTGAatcatttgttgattttttttttttttttttttttgctctaccCTACGGCAGGTTAGTTAAAGATTAGCTCGTTTGCTTGAGGTAGTCAGTCTAATAATTAGGTGTAGACTTGGCAATTTATCAGGACACCAAGATGGGAACTTGGCAAACGGTAGTTCATTGAACTTTTAATGCATCATTATTTTCTTCCATGAAGAACGTGCTTTACATGCCGTTCAATTCTCTCATGGTTTTGGTTACATTCTGAGCTGTAATCTGAATCATCACCTGCACAGCATACAACGTTCCTGTAGAACAGATACGCTGCTGAGTTAATGTGAAACAGTCTGTGAGACTGAGGTGCAATTTATGGAGGAGAATAAGCAAGAAAGCAAGCTGTAGGTTGTATCATTAACCACAAAGAGTCAAAATTAGAATGTCCGTTAGGTTTTTCGCACTTCCCATGACTCAGAGACATCCTGTGTAATTCTGTCATtcacaattgtgtgtgtgtgtgagagagagagacttttttgATATTTCAATTTAGAAAGATTACAATCACTTGGATCAAACTtaagatttttattattattattactacattttAACATAATGATGGATAAGACTCTCACATGTCAAATCCACAAAGTATAACATATGTTAATACATCCAAAAATCTAAACATTACATTTCAAACTTAAGTTCCGTGAAGTCattctaacctttttttttttttttcgactgtACAAGCTCTGTAGTGTATTAGATACGTGTCACTGACCGTCACTCCTTCAAACCTGGGCGGTTCTTCCTCCATGTCACTGATGACACAATGTCGACTCACTTCCTGATTAATAGCTCCAGACCAGTTCTAACAGGAACCTCGGTAATATAAGCAAGTGTTGGGAGATCTCGCTCTTCAGTGTGCTGTGCCACCTCACCCAGAGAGCACAGCTAACATTTCAGTGATAGATGTTTAGTGGACTTTCTACAGCACGAGTCTCGTGGAGCGTGTAACTTAAATTCACGGTAAGTCAGAATTGGCCTAATGTGTTGTTTGGTTATATTCACAGGGCCATACCTGGGGTTGGAGTTTCCTTACAGAAGCCTTTCAGTGAATATCTGGAAGCACAGCGAGCTAAGCTTCATCACCCAGCTGGGGATGGCACACCTGCGGTAAGAACCACACGTGTTTCTCTTTTGTTGGTTCAGGAAGACTTTTTTAAATGCAGGTTTCCTTTTGTTTGGCATTGATGGCAAACCTGCTTTAGTGTTTGGCACTCACCCACTCAGATCTTTAGTCAGATTTTTACTTCCAGATTTGTGATATGGGTTGGAAAAAAAAGCTGGAGTTTAAATTGAAAATATTAGACTTAAGTTATATATCAAGACTTCCTTGTATAAAGTCTCAAGGTTCAGGTTAATTTTCTACCTTTTGGAATTATCACCCCAGTGGATGCCTTGTACAACAGTCTGATTAGTAATGTGTGTTTGCTTCTTGTGTGCAGGGTGAGAACTGGCTCTCCTGGGTCTTTGAGAAAGTGGTGCTCGTCATGGTCTGCTATTTCATTTTGTCCATCATAAATTCCATGGCACAGAGTTATGCCAAGCGGCAGCAGCAGAAGAAGCACTCGGAAGAGAAAACCAAGTGATAGACTCACAGTAAATCATCTCAGGCCCCCATTTTGGAAACTAAGGAGTATTTAACCCCCCAAAAAGAACGAATGGGCACTAATTTAAtgtgtgtaatattctgttgtatCCCCTTCATTCCCAACTTGTCTGTAGCGTTTGACTTAGAACTTTGTGGTTTTTACCTACAGAGATAGAGAATGTTTTTCAGgggcagtccccccccccccccagattttCTTCTTCTAGATTTTCTTCTTCAGGGActgcaatataaaaaaaaaaatctctttttttaattgccTGCACATTGTGTAAATAATTTGTTGTAACAGTTTATGGAAGTCAGCACAGACTTTCTGCCATAAATGTGATGAAACTGATGCTATTTAAATCTGGTAAACTTAAGAATTGGCTTACTTTATCTTATGTACAATTCACTTTATAAACtgccttgcttttttttttttgtcttaatacATTTATGTGAAGCTAAAACTTGTTGGTCTGTTGTAGACCCTGGTTTAATTCTGTTGAACATTAAAATTAAGTAATGCATCATTTGGTTATACTTCATGTTCTAgcttttattcatggattataaatCCATCCCTGAA
Protein-coding regions in this window:
- the vmp1 gene encoding vacuole membrane protein 1 isoform X2, with amino-acid sequence MSKVRLEACMWGAGTAIGELPPYFMARAARISGAEPDDEDYEEFEEMLEQAEHAQDFATRAKLAVQNIVQKVGFLGILACASMPNPLFDLAGITCGHFLIPFWTFFGATLIGKAVIKMHIQKLFVIITFSKHIVEQMVSLIGAIPGVGVSLQKPFSEYLEAQRAKLHHPAGDGTPAGENWLSWVFEKVVLVMVCYFILSIINSMAQSYAKRQQQKKHSEEKTK